From Pirellulales bacterium, the proteins below share one genomic window:
- a CDS encoding putative quinol monooxygenase, protein MILVTGTVTARADTIAEMLRVSTEHVHRSRKEPGCVSHHVSIDADDPLTLHFTERWESIAALKLHFRVPESRAMWKRLQELAAHPGAMHIYEAAETKV, encoded by the coding sequence ATGATCCTCGTCACCGGCACCGTCACTGCCCGCGCCGACACAATCGCCGAGATGCTGCGCGTCTCGACCGAGCACGTGCATCGCTCGCGGAAAGAACCCGGCTGTGTCAGCCATCATGTCAGCATCGACGCCGACGATCCCTTGACGCTGCACTTCACGGAGCGGTGGGAAAGCATCGCGGCGCTCAAATTGCATTTCCGCGTGCCCGAATCGCGCGCCATGTGGAAGCGGCTCCAGGAACTCGCCGCTCACCCCGGGGCGATGCACATCTACGAAGCGGCCGAGACAAAAGTCTGA